The Hymenobacter baengnokdamensis genome includes a region encoding these proteins:
- a CDS encoding ABC transporter ATP-binding protein, whose translation MELVRVAGISLEERGATVLSTLSFSLPMGQKLALTGESGAGKSTLLQIIAGLVEPSTGEVRIAGSKVRGPAVALVPGHPGVAYLSQKSDLPKFLRVEQVLQYASKRPGAETQALFKLCRIDQLLGRRTDQLSGGEQQRVALARLLVGEPRLLLLDEPFSNLDRGHKQEMQRIVEAVGQQLGITCLLVSHDAADTLSWADKIMVLRRGQVVQEGSPEQVYQRPVDEYTAGLFGDYNLINGADKLLLAPHARGAGPLLVRPEQFRLVPAAGGVTGQVRAIRFFGSFYEVEVQLPDNVVRVWVGSVAASVGEAVGISVVADGGWQLSC comes from the coding sequence ATGGAGCTGGTTCGGGTAGCAGGTATTAGTCTGGAGGAGCGGGGAGCTACTGTACTGTCTACGCTGAGCTTTAGCCTGCCGATGGGGCAGAAGCTGGCCTTGACCGGTGAAAGCGGGGCTGGCAAGAGCACCTTATTGCAGATAATAGCGGGGCTGGTGGAGCCTAGTACCGGGGAAGTGCGCATTGCGGGCAGCAAGGTGCGTGGGCCGGCCGTGGCCCTGGTGCCGGGGCATCCGGGGGTAGCGTATCTATCGCAAAAGTCGGATTTGCCCAAATTTCTGCGCGTGGAGCAGGTGCTGCAGTATGCCAGCAAGCGGCCAGGAGCTGAAACACAGGCGCTTTTTAAGCTATGTCGTATCGACCAGTTGCTGGGGCGGCGCACCGACCAGCTATCGGGGGGCGAGCAGCAGCGGGTAGCGCTGGCCCGGCTATTGGTGGGAGAGCCGCGGCTATTATTACTGGATGAGCCTTTTTCTAACCTCGACCGGGGGCACAAGCAGGAAATGCAGCGCATTGTGGAGGCGGTAGGGCAGCAGTTGGGTATTACTTGCCTGCTGGTGTCGCACGATGCTGCCGATACACTTTCCTGGGCCGATAAAATTATGGTGTTGCGTCGGGGCCAGGTAGTACAGGAGGGTTCGCCCGAGCAAGTATACCAGCGGCCCGTAGATGAATACACGGCCGGGCTTTTTGGCGATTACAATCTCATAAATGGAGCTGACAAGCTGCTTTTGGCTCCCCACGCCCGCGGAGCCGGCCCATTACTGGTGCGACCTGAGCAGTTTCGCCTAGTGCCGGCTGCTGGCGGGGTAACGGGGCAGGTGCGGGCGATACGCTTTTTTGGCAGCTTTTACGAAGTGGAGGTCCAACTGCCGGACAATGTGGTGCGGGTGTGGGTTGGCTCGGTAGCTGCAAGCGTCGGGGAGGCAGTTGGAATTTCGGTGGTGGCGGACGGCGGCTGGCAGCTAAGCTGCTGA
- a CDS encoding Glu/Leu/Phe/Val dehydrogenase dimerization domain-containing protein yields MKDLLAQFEQKRPEIVFEWQDPETEAEGWVVINSLRGGAAGGGTRMRKGLDKREVESLAKTMEVKFTVSGPAIGGAKSGINFDPQDPRKRGVLERWYKAVIPLLKAYYGTGGDLNVDEIHEVIPLTEDYGLWHPQEGVVNGHYRATEPQKIQKLGQLRQGVVKVLEDATYTPSLARKYTVADLITGYGVAEAVRHYYTLWGGRSVAGKRVIIQGWGNVGAAAAYYLASQGARIVGIIDRAGGLLRPAGLSLEEVRTLFLGRDGNALHAPDLLSFEEINQKVWTTGAEIFVPAAASRLVTQAQVEALVSAGLEVISCGANVPFADPAIFFGPTGEWADAHCAVIPDFIANCGMARVFAYLMETGAEITDQAIFSDTSRIIEAALARTRQQSAETTGIAQRSFEMALRQLV; encoded by the coding sequence ATGAAAGATTTACTCGCTCAATTCGAGCAGAAACGCCCCGAAATCGTTTTTGAGTGGCAGGACCCCGAAACGGAAGCCGAAGGCTGGGTGGTGATTAACTCGCTGCGCGGCGGGGCGGCCGGCGGCGGCACCCGCATGCGCAAGGGCCTCGACAAGCGCGAGGTCGAGAGCCTGGCCAAAACGATGGAAGTGAAGTTTACTGTCTCCGGCCCGGCCATCGGCGGGGCCAAGTCGGGCATCAACTTCGACCCGCAGGACCCCCGCAAGCGCGGCGTGCTGGAGCGCTGGTACAAAGCTGTCATTCCGCTGCTGAAAGCCTACTACGGCACCGGCGGCGACCTCAACGTGGATGAGATTCACGAAGTAATTCCGCTTACCGAAGACTACGGCCTCTGGCACCCGCAGGAGGGTGTAGTAAATGGCCACTACCGTGCCACCGAGCCCCAGAAAATTCAGAAGCTCGGCCAGCTGCGCCAGGGCGTAGTCAAGGTGCTCGAAGACGCTACCTACACGCCCAGCCTGGCCCGCAAGTACACCGTGGCCGACCTTATCACCGGCTACGGCGTGGCTGAAGCAGTCCGTCATTACTATACCCTCTGGGGCGGGCGCTCAGTGGCGGGCAAGCGCGTTATTATCCAGGGCTGGGGCAATGTGGGCGCGGCGGCGGCCTACTACCTGGCCAGTCAGGGCGCGCGCATTGTGGGCATCATCGACCGGGCCGGCGGCCTGCTGCGCCCCGCAGGGCTGAGTCTGGAAGAGGTGCGGACGCTGTTTCTGGGCCGCGACGGCAACGCGCTGCACGCGCCCGACTTGCTTTCTTTTGAGGAAATAAACCAGAAAGTCTGGACCACCGGGGCCGAGATTTTCGTGCCGGCCGCTGCCTCGCGCCTCGTGACGCAGGCGCAGGTCGAGGCCCTGGTGAGCGCCGGCCTCGAAGTAATATCGTGCGGAGCTAATGTTCCCTTTGCCGACCCGGCCATCTTCTTCGGCCCCACCGGCGAGTGGGCCGACGCGCACTGCGCCGTCATCCCCGACTTCATCGCCAACTGTGGTATGGCCCGCGTGTTTGCCTACCTCATGGAAACGGGCGCCGAAATCACAGACCAGGCCATTTTCTCTGATACCTCGCGCATCATCGAAGCCGCCCTGGCCCGCACCCGCCAGCAAAGCGCCGAAACTACCGGCATCGCCCAGCGCTCATTCGAGATGGCCCTGCGGCAGCTGGTGTAG
- a CDS encoding LysR family transcriptional regulator: protein MEICRMELRQLRYFTEVATALHYGRAAEKLCVSQPALSQQIQLLESELGVELFDHQQRTRQRRVVLTEAGTAFLAEAQHLLHLSRQAVENVRRVGSQQKTVEMGYYQLLRPDRLVGIVQRFNESFPDVQFHLHELPTFRAVQEALVAGRIDLGLTMLPLLHPELAARPFGQGGLAVALPVAHPLAGLAEVPLEALAHEKWVEISRPLHPVYDEIEHLCQQAGFSRRGAIVQEVSSLELLSNLVRLGLGVAFVPSFFDLSQVPGVVARPLRVPGGENVVLTQCVAWLAERPAPLLQALVALV from the coding sequence ATGGAGATTTGCCGCATGGAACTACGTCAGCTGCGCTACTTTACCGAGGTTGCCACCGCCCTGCACTATGGTCGCGCCGCCGAGAAGCTGTGCGTATCGCAACCCGCGCTAAGTCAGCAGATACAGCTATTGGAGAGCGAGTTAGGCGTGGAGCTATTCGACCATCAGCAGCGTACGCGCCAGCGCCGGGTAGTGCTCACCGAGGCCGGGACGGCGTTTCTGGCCGAGGCCCAGCATCTGCTGCACCTCAGCCGGCAGGCCGTCGAAAACGTACGCCGCGTGGGCTCGCAGCAAAAAACGGTGGAGATGGGCTATTACCAGCTGCTGCGGCCCGACCGGCTGGTGGGCATTGTGCAGCGCTTCAACGAGAGCTTTCCCGACGTGCAGTTTCACCTGCACGAGCTGCCCACGTTCCGGGCCGTGCAGGAGGCGCTGGTGGCCGGGCGCATCGATTTGGGCCTGACCATGTTGCCGCTGCTGCACCCCGAACTGGCGGCCCGGCCCTTCGGCCAGGGCGGCCTGGCGGTGGCGCTGCCCGTGGCGCACCCGCTGGCCGGCTTGGCCGAAGTGCCGCTGGAAGCGCTGGCCCACGAGAAATGGGTGGAAATCAGCCGGCCGCTGCACCCGGTGTACGACGAGATTGAGCACCTCTGCCAGCAGGCCGGCTTCAGCCGGCGCGGGGCCATCGTGCAGGAAGTTTCGTCGTTGGAACTGCTCAGCAACCTCGTCCGGCTGGGGCTGGGTGTGGCGTTCGTGCCCTCGTTTTTCGACCTGAGCCAAGTGCCGGGCGTGGTCGCCCGGCCGCTACGCGTGCCGGGCGGCGAAAACGTCGTTCTCACGCAGTGCGTAGCCTGGCTGGCCGAGCGGCCGGCGCCGCTGCTGCAAGCGCTGGTGGCGCTGGTATAG
- a CDS encoding homogentisate 1,2-dioxygenase, with protein MPIYHKLGRLPHTRHTVFEKPGGGLYYEQLFGTIGFEGMSSLMYHLRRPTTVKEIVGETDLTPKIAVEKSIKARLLKGFEVPPQDDYLAARTPVLVNSDVHIVLAAPRHSLTAYFYKNADADELLFIHRGTGKLRTQLGNIAFEPGDYLLIPRGIIYQISFDSEDNRLFIAESFHPIYTPKRYRNWFGQLLEHAPYSERDYKLPTELETHDEEGDFTIKIKKQGVLHELVYPSHPFDVVGWDGYNYPYGMNIRDFQPITGKVHQPPPVHQQFETKAFVVCSFVPRLFDYHPQAIPAPYHHSNIDSDEVLYYVDGNFMSRNNIAQGHITLHPGGIPHGPAPGAYERSIGKTGTDEWAVMIDTFRPLMLTEAALKLDDGQYYKSWLEPATAPPAGEGQRLERIE; from the coding sequence ATGCCTATCTACCACAAGCTTGGCCGGTTGCCGCACACGCGCCATACGGTGTTTGAGAAGCCGGGGGGCGGCTTGTACTACGAGCAGCTGTTCGGTACCATCGGCTTCGAGGGAATGTCGTCGCTGATGTACCACCTGCGCCGGCCTACCACGGTAAAGGAAATCGTGGGGGAAACTGACCTCACGCCCAAAATCGCGGTTGAGAAAAGTATCAAGGCGCGGCTGCTGAAGGGCTTCGAGGTACCGCCGCAGGACGACTACCTGGCCGCCCGCACGCCGGTGCTGGTCAACAGCGACGTGCACATTGTGCTGGCCGCGCCCCGCCACTCGCTCACGGCGTATTTCTACAAGAACGCCGATGCCGACGAGCTGCTGTTCATTCACCGGGGCACCGGCAAGCTGCGCACGCAGCTCGGCAATATCGCGTTCGAGCCGGGTGATTACCTGCTGATTCCGCGTGGCATTATCTACCAGATTTCGTTCGACTCGGAGGATAACCGCCTGTTCATTGCTGAGTCGTTTCACCCCATTTATACGCCCAAGCGCTACCGCAACTGGTTTGGCCAGCTGCTGGAGCACGCGCCCTACTCGGAGCGCGATTACAAGCTGCCCACCGAGCTCGAAACCCACGACGAAGAGGGCGACTTCACGATTAAAATCAAGAAGCAGGGCGTGCTGCACGAGCTGGTGTACCCCTCACACCCGTTCGACGTAGTGGGCTGGGATGGCTATAATTATCCCTACGGGATGAATATCCGTGATTTTCAGCCGATAACCGGCAAGGTGCACCAGCCGCCGCCCGTGCACCAGCAGTTCGAGACCAAGGCCTTCGTGGTGTGCTCGTTCGTGCCCCGGCTGTTCGACTACCACCCGCAGGCCATTCCCGCGCCCTACCATCACTCCAACATCGACTCAGATGAGGTGCTATACTACGTGGATGGCAACTTCATGTCGCGCAACAACATTGCCCAGGGCCACATCACGCTGCACCCCGGCGGCATTCCGCACGGCCCCGCGCCGGGCGCCTACGAGCGCAGCATCGGCAAAACCGGCACCGACGAGTGGGCCGTCATGATTGATACCTTCCGCCCGCTCATGCTCACCGAAGCTGCGCTGAAGCTCGACGACGGCCAGTATTATAAGTCGTGGCTGGAACCCGCCACCGCTCCGCCCGCGGGCGAAGGCCAGCGCCTTGAACGCATTGAATAA
- a CDS encoding ATP-grasp domain-containing protein produces the protein MSLTSKPIGIYYEHPEWFKPLFAELDRRGLPYEKIDAAHHLFDPTEAESPYALVVNRMSSSAYLRGHGQGIFHTAGFATHLEGLGVRIINGSVATSIETNKARQLALFRSLGLKYPNSRVVNHASRVPDAARELRFPIVVKVNIGGSGAGIIRFDTIEGVEAAVAAEQIDLGIDQTALVQEYVTPRGGHIHRVETLDGKFLYAMKVYTTGESFNLCPAEICQIPEAPSADFCLTEAPKKGIQVEAFTPPAEVIAAVERIVAAAKIDVGGVEYLIDDRTGDVLFYDINALSNFVADAVNVVGFDPYARFVDYLETQVPAAPAAVSAHAETALAV, from the coding sequence ATGTCGCTTACTTCCAAGCCGATTGGCATTTATTATGAGCACCCCGAGTGGTTTAAGCCACTGTTTGCGGAGCTGGACCGCCGGGGGTTGCCCTACGAAAAGATTGACGCTGCCCATCATCTGTTTGACCCTACGGAAGCCGAAAGCCCTTACGCGCTCGTTGTGAACCGGATGAGCTCATCGGCTTATCTGCGCGGGCACGGGCAGGGTATTTTTCATACCGCAGGCTTCGCCACGCACCTTGAAGGGCTGGGCGTACGCATCATCAACGGCTCGGTAGCTACCAGCATCGAAACCAACAAGGCCAGGCAGCTGGCGCTGTTTCGGTCGCTGGGCTTGAAATACCCTAACTCGCGGGTAGTAAACCACGCCTCCCGGGTACCTGATGCGGCCCGCGAGCTGCGCTTTCCTATTGTGGTGAAGGTAAATATCGGCGGCAGCGGCGCGGGTATCATTCGCTTCGATACTATTGAGGGCGTCGAGGCTGCTGTAGCAGCAGAGCAGATTGACCTGGGTATTGACCAGACGGCCCTGGTGCAGGAATACGTGACGCCCCGGGGCGGCCATATTCACCGCGTAGAAACGCTGGATGGCAAGTTTCTGTACGCCATGAAGGTGTACACCACCGGCGAGAGCTTCAACCTGTGCCCCGCCGAGATATGCCAGATTCCGGAAGCACCGTCGGCTGATTTCTGCCTGACGGAAGCGCCTAAGAAAGGTATTCAGGTAGAAGCCTTTACGCCACCGGCCGAGGTAATTGCTGCGGTGGAGCGCATTGTGGCTGCTGCCAAAATAGACGTGGGCGGCGTAGAGTACCTGATTGATGACCGCACCGGCGACGTGCTGTTTTATGATATCAACGCCCTGTCGAACTTCGTGGCCGACGCCGTGAACGTAGTGGGCTTCGACCCGTACGCCCGTTTCGTGGACTATCTCGAAACGCAAGTACCGGCCGCCCCGGCCGCCGTATCTGCTCACGCTGAAACCGCCCTGGCTGTCTAG
- a CDS encoding NADP-dependent isocitrate dehydrogenase, whose translation MTKIKVANPVVELDGDEMTRIIWKFIKDKLITPYLDLDIKYYDLGIEHRDQTNDQVTIDSANAIKQYGVGIKCATITPDEERVQEFGLKQMWKSPNGTIRNILDGTVFREPIVMSNVPRLVPNWTAPICIGRHAFGDQYRATDFVTKGKGKLTITFTPEDGGDVQSFEVFNFKNDGVALAMYNTDESIRGFAHACFNQALMKGWPLYLSTKNTILKKYDGRFKDIFQEIYEQDYLAKFKAAGITYEHRLIDDMVASALKWHGNFVWACKNYDGDVQSDTVAQGFGSLGLMTSTLVTPDGTVMEAEAAHGTVTRHYRDHQAGKPTSTNPIASIFAWTRGLEFRGILDGNQELIDFCKALEAVCIETVESGKMTKDLAVCIHGNKVEHGRDYLYTEEFLEALNENLKIKLGK comes from the coding sequence ATGACTAAAATTAAAGTAGCCAACCCCGTAGTAGAGCTCGATGGCGACGAGATGACGCGCATCATCTGGAAGTTTATCAAAGACAAGCTGATTACGCCGTACCTGGACCTCGACATCAAATACTATGACCTTGGTATTGAGCACCGTGACCAAACCAATGACCAGGTAACCATTGACTCGGCCAATGCCATTAAGCAATACGGCGTGGGCATCAAGTGCGCTACCATCACCCCCGATGAAGAACGCGTGCAGGAGTTTGGCCTGAAGCAGATGTGGAAGTCGCCGAACGGCACTATTCGCAACATCCTGGATGGCACGGTTTTCCGGGAGCCGATTGTGATGAGTAATGTGCCTCGGCTGGTTCCGAACTGGACGGCGCCCATCTGCATTGGCCGCCACGCCTTCGGCGACCAGTACCGCGCCACCGACTTCGTAACCAAGGGCAAGGGCAAGCTCACCATCACGTTTACGCCCGAGGATGGCGGCGACGTGCAGTCGTTTGAGGTATTTAACTTCAAAAACGACGGCGTAGCCCTGGCCATGTACAACACCGACGAGTCGATTCGGGGCTTTGCGCACGCCTGCTTCAACCAGGCCCTGATGAAAGGCTGGCCGCTGTATTTGTCTACCAAAAACACCATCCTGAAGAAGTACGATGGCCGCTTTAAGGACATCTTTCAGGAGATTTACGAGCAGGACTACCTGGCTAAGTTCAAAGCCGCCGGCATCACCTACGAGCATCGTCTGATTGATGATATGGTGGCTTCGGCCCTGAAATGGCACGGCAACTTTGTGTGGGCCTGCAAAAACTACGACGGCGACGTGCAGAGCGACACCGTAGCGCAGGGCTTCGGCTCGCTGGGCCTGATGACCTCCACGCTCGTAACGCCTGATGGCACCGTGATGGAGGCGGAAGCCGCGCACGGCACCGTAACGCGCCACTACCGCGACCACCAGGCCGGTAAGCCCACTTCGACTAACCCCATCGCTTCTATCTTCGCCTGGACGCGCGGCCTGGAGTTTCGGGGTATTCTGGATGGCAACCAGGAGCTTATCGACTTCTGCAAAGCCCTCGAAGCCGTGTGCATCGAAACTGTAGAAAGCGGCAAAATGACCAAGGACCTGGCCGTGTGCATTCACGGCAACAAGGTGGAGCACGGGCGCGACTACCTCTACACCGAGGAGTTTCTGGAAGCGCTAAACGAAAATCTAAAAATTAAACTGGGCAAGTAG
- a CDS encoding LLM class flavin-dependent oxidoreductase — translation MRYGYWMPVFGGWLRNVEDENMRADWDYVKTLAQRSEELGYDLSLIAELNLNDIKGEEAPSLDAWSTAAALAAVTKKIELMVAVRPTFHSPALLAKQAANIDHISNGRLSLNVVSSWWQDEAKKYGVHFEQHDDRYARTAEWLHVVDNLWKQDHFTFEGKFYKVTDSILQPKPLSRPRPFLYAGGESEAAKNLIAKQCDGYVMHGDDPAAIGRRIQDLSERREKLGLPRMQFGVAAYSIVRNTEQEVKKELDRITNVQGSAAGYKNYQQWLAGTQLENQVSLQDYSVSNRGLRSGLTGTPAQVADRIAAFEAVGVDLFLLQCSPQLEEMERFSEAVIQVLA, via the coding sequence ATGCGTTATGGTTATTGGATGCCCGTGTTTGGCGGGTGGCTGCGCAACGTCGAAGACGAAAACATGCGCGCCGACTGGGACTATGTGAAAACGCTGGCCCAGCGTAGCGAAGAGCTAGGCTACGACCTTTCGCTCATTGCTGAGCTGAATCTCAACGACATAAAGGGCGAAGAGGCCCCATCGCTGGATGCGTGGAGCACGGCGGCGGCCCTGGCGGCCGTTACCAAAAAGATTGAGCTGATGGTGGCCGTGCGGCCAACCTTTCACTCACCGGCTTTACTGGCCAAGCAGGCCGCCAACATCGACCACATCAGCAATGGACGCCTGTCGCTCAATGTTGTGTCGTCGTGGTGGCAGGATGAGGCCAAAAAGTATGGTGTGCACTTTGAGCAGCACGACGACCGCTACGCCCGTACTGCGGAGTGGCTGCACGTGGTAGATAACCTCTGGAAGCAGGACCACTTCACCTTTGAAGGCAAGTTTTATAAGGTGACGGATTCTATTCTTCAGCCCAAGCCGCTGTCGCGGCCGCGGCCGTTTTTGTACGCGGGGGGCGAATCAGAGGCGGCTAAGAATCTGATTGCCAAGCAGTGCGATGGCTACGTGATGCACGGCGACGACCCCGCTGCCATCGGACGGCGCATTCAGGACCTGAGCGAGCGCCGCGAAAAGCTGGGTTTGCCGCGTATGCAATTTGGGGTGGCCGCCTATTCTATCGTGCGAAACACCGAGCAGGAAGTAAAGAAAGAGCTTGACCGCATTACGAACGTGCAGGGCTCGGCGGCAGGCTACAAAAACTACCAGCAGTGGCTGGCCGGCACCCAGCTCGAAAACCAGGTGTCGCTGCAAGACTATTCGGTGTCGAACCGGGGCCTGCGCTCGGGCCTCACCGGCACGCCGGCGCAGGTGGCCGACCGTATCGCGGCTTTTGAGGCGGTAGGCGTCGATTTGTTTTTGCTGCAATGCAGCCCGCAGCTGGAAGAGATGGAGCGCTTTTCAGAAGCTGTCATTCAGGTGCTGGCGTAA
- a CDS encoding DUF3037 domain-containing protein: protein MPAKHLFEYAVLRVVPRVEREEFLNVGVILYCAGQGFLQATGELNSARLQAFSNAQLDLADLRERLRSFQRICRGRAEGGPIGQLPIASRFRWLTAQRSTIVQTSPVHPGLCEEAAATLARLHAELVQ, encoded by the coding sequence ATGCCCGCCAAGCACTTGTTTGAGTACGCCGTGCTGCGCGTGGTGCCCCGCGTCGAGCGCGAAGAGTTTTTAAACGTAGGGGTTATTCTATATTGTGCCGGTCAAGGCTTTTTACAAGCCACTGGCGAGTTGAACAGCGCTCGCCTGCAAGCCTTCTCCAACGCGCAGCTCGACCTGGCCGACCTGCGCGAGCGCCTGCGCTCGTTCCAGCGCATCTGTCGGGGCCGCGCCGAGGGCGGGCCCATCGGGCAGCTGCCTATTGCCTCCCGCTTCCGCTGGCTCACGGCGCAGCGCAGCACCATTGTGCAAACCTCTCCCGTTCACCCCGGCCTCTGCGAAGAGGCCGCTGCTACCCTAGCCCGGCTGCACGCCGAGCTAGTCCAGTAA
- the hppD gene encoding 4-hydroxyphenylpyruvate dioxygenase produces METLVAQELQQRATTDFLPLLGTDYLEFYVGNAKQAAYYYKAAFGFQTVAYAGPETGVRDRASYVVQQGKIRLVLTTAMHSDHEISQHVRQHGDGVKILALWVDDAYESYEKTMSRGARSYQEPRTLTDEFGEVRTAGIYTYGETVHLFVERKNYHGAFLPGYVAQKSDFNPGEVGLLYVDHCVGNVGWNRMNETVKWYEDVMGFANILSFDDKQITTEYSALMSKVMSNGNGYVKFPINEPAEGKKKSQIEEYLTFYEGEGVQHIAVATNDIISTVRELKARGVEFLNTPDSYYDNLRAHVGNIDEDVEALRALRIMADRDEEGYLLQIFTKPVEDRPTVFFEIIQRKGAKSFGAGNFKALFESLEREQDRRGNL; encoded by the coding sequence ATGGAAACCCTCGTCGCCCAGGAGCTGCAACAGCGCGCCACCACCGATTTCCTGCCCTTGCTGGGCACCGACTACCTCGAATTTTACGTCGGCAACGCCAAGCAGGCCGCGTACTACTACAAGGCGGCATTCGGCTTCCAGACCGTGGCCTACGCCGGCCCCGAAACCGGCGTGCGCGACCGCGCCAGCTACGTGGTGCAGCAGGGTAAAATCCGGCTGGTGCTCACCACCGCCATGCACTCCGACCACGAGATTTCGCAGCACGTGCGCCAGCACGGCGACGGCGTTAAAATTCTGGCCCTGTGGGTTGATGATGCCTACGAAAGCTACGAGAAAACCATGAGCCGCGGCGCCCGCAGCTACCAGGAGCCCCGCACCCTCACCGACGAGTTTGGTGAGGTGCGCACGGCCGGCATCTATACCTACGGCGAGACGGTACACCTGTTTGTAGAGCGCAAGAACTACCACGGCGCCTTTCTGCCCGGCTACGTGGCTCAGAAATCGGATTTCAACCCCGGCGAGGTAGGCCTGCTTTACGTGGACCACTGCGTGGGCAACGTGGGCTGGAACCGCATGAACGAAACCGTGAAGTGGTACGAGGACGTGATGGGCTTCGCCAATATATTAAGCTTTGACGATAAACAAATCACCACCGAGTACTCGGCGCTCATGAGCAAGGTGATGAGCAACGGCAACGGCTACGTAAAATTCCCTATCAACGAGCCGGCCGAGGGCAAGAAGAAGTCGCAGATTGAGGAATACCTTACCTTTTATGAAGGCGAAGGCGTGCAGCACATTGCGGTGGCTACCAACGACATTATCAGCACGGTGCGCGAGCTGAAAGCGCGCGGCGTGGAGTTTCTGAACACGCCCGATAGCTACTACGACAACCTGCGCGCCCACGTCGGCAACATCGACGAAGATGTGGAGGCGCTGCGCGCCCTGCGCATCATGGCCGACCGCGACGAGGAAGGCTACCTGCTCCAGATTTTCACCAAGCCGGTAGAGGACCGCCCCACGGTATTCTTCGAAATTATCCAGCGCAAGGGGGCCAAGAGCTTTGGCGCCGGCAACTTCAAGGCCCTGTTCGAGAGCCTGGAGCGCGAGCAGGACCGCCGGGGCAACCTTTAA
- a CDS encoding HipA family kinase produces the protein MDNPPALRTVEVTRYITPLREGGSLPALVEADDGFLYVLKFRGAGQGIKVLIAELLVGELARTLGLRVPELVFAELSEAFGRTEPDEEIQDLLRASTGQNLALHFLSGASTFDPLVTTVDAHLASLIVWLDCLTLNVDRTARNTNMLLWHNELWLIDHGAALYVHHTGPQWVKSATRPFPQVKDHVLLPQATALAAVDAECRARLTPAVLAGLIAAIPDEWLQEPDLTAAEQRANYQQFLEARLAVSATFTQEADHARQALV, from the coding sequence ATGGATAATCCTCCCGCCCTTCGCACGGTCGAAGTGACCCGCTACATCACGCCCCTGCGCGAAGGCGGCTCGCTGCCCGCGCTGGTCGAGGCCGACGACGGCTTCCTGTACGTGCTGAAGTTCCGGGGCGCGGGCCAGGGCATCAAGGTTCTGATAGCCGAGCTGCTGGTGGGCGAGCTGGCGCGCACACTGGGCCTGCGCGTGCCCGAGCTGGTATTTGCCGAGCTCAGCGAAGCTTTCGGCCGCACCGAGCCCGACGAGGAAATTCAGGACTTGCTACGCGCCAGCACCGGCCAGAACCTGGCGTTGCACTTTCTCTCCGGCGCCAGCACCTTCGACCCGCTCGTAACGACCGTGGACGCGCACCTGGCCTCGCTCATCGTCTGGCTCGATTGCCTTACCCTGAACGTGGACCGCACCGCCCGCAATACTAACATGCTACTCTGGCACAACGAATTGTGGCTGATTGACCACGGCGCGGCACTCTACGTGCACCACACCGGCCCCCAATGGGTGAAGTCGGCCACCCGGCCCTTTCCGCAGGTAAAAGACCATGTCTTGCTGCCCCAGGCCACCGCGCTGGCAGCCGTCGATGCTGAATGCCGCGCCCGCCTCACGCCCGCCGTGCTCGCCGGCCTTATCGCTGCTATCCCCGACGAATGGCTCCAGGAGCCCGACCTCACGGCCGCCGAGCAGCGCGCCAACTACCAGCAGTTTCTGGAAGCGCGCCTGGCCGTTTCTGCCACCTTTACCCAGGAAGCCGACCATGCCCGCCAAGCACTTGTTTGA